A stretch of DNA from Lawsonibacter asaccharolyticus:
TCAAGGTGCTGGAGCTGGACAAGCTGATCCTGATCCCGGCGGCGGTCCCGCCCCACAAGGCCCTGCCGGAGGGGACGCCGGAGGGCGCCCACCGTCTGGCCATGACCGAGCGGATGGCGGACGCCCTATCCATGCCGAAGGTGGCGGAGGTATCCCGCATGGAGCTGGACCGGGAGGGCAAGAGCTATACCGCCGATACCCTCCGGGCCATCCGGGCTCAGTACCCGGACGCCCAGCTGTGGCTGCTTATGGGGACAGACATGTTCCTCACCCTCCACCTGTGGCACGACCCGGAGGTCATCACACAGCTGGCGGGGATCTGCGCCTTTGGCAGAACAGAGCAGGACGGAGAGGAGCTGTTCGCCCCCCAGAGGGAGTTCCTCTCCCAGAAGTATCAGGCCCAGATCGTCACCATCACCCTGCCGGGACTGGTGGATGTGTCCTCTACCCGGCTGCGGGAGCTGCTGGCCCGGGGGGAGGGACAGGAGTATCTGCTCCCCCAGGTGTACGGCTATATCCTGATGAACCGGCTGTACGGCACCCACGCGGACCTGAAGCGGCTGGAGCTTCCGGAGCTGCGGGCCTGTTCCTACTCCATGATCCGGGCCAAGCGGGTCCCACATGTTATGGGCGTGGAGGAGGAGGCGGTGCGCCTGGCCGAGCGGTGGGGCGGAGACGAGGGGATGGCCCGCCGGGCCGCTATCCTCCACGACTGCACCAAGTATCTGGAACTGGACGACCAGCTCCGCCTGTGCCGGCAGTACGGGGTGGAGCTGGATGAGCTGGAACAGCAGGCGGTGAAGCTGCTCCACGCCAAGACGGGGGCCTGTATCGCTCGGGACATTTTTGGGGAACCTGATGAGGTGTACCAGGCCATCTTCTGGCATACCACGGCCAAGGCGGACATGACCCTGCTGGAAAAGATCATCTATATCGCCGATTACATCGAGCCCAACCGGGACTTCGAGGGGGTGGAGGAGCTGCGCCGGCTGGCATATGAGGACCTGGACCGGGCCCTGCTGCTGGGGGTGGAGACCACCATCCAGGAGATGCGGGACCGCCGGCTCCCCATCCACACCAATACCCTCCGGGCCCGGGACTGGCTGAGAGAGCACGGGACAAAAACAGAGGAATGACAAGAGGAACGAGCAGATGAGCACTGAGAACAGAGGA
This window harbors:
- a CDS encoding nicotinate, whose protein sequence is MKIGIYGGTFNPPHLGHLEAARTAVKVLELDKLILIPAAVPPHKALPEGTPEGAHRLAMTERMADALSMPKVAEVSRMELDREGKSYTADTLRAIRAQYPDAQLWLLMGTDMFLTLHLWHDPEVITQLAGICAFGRTEQDGEELFAPQREFLSQKYQAQIVTITLPGLVDVSSTRLRELLARGEGQEYLLPQVYGYILMNRLYGTHADLKRLELPELRACSYSMIRAKRVPHVMGVEEEAVRLAERWGGDEGMARRAAILHDCTKYLELDDQLRLCRQYGVELDELEQQAVKLLHAKTGACIARDIFGEPDEVYQAIFWHTTAKADMTLLEKIIYIADYIEPNRDFEGVEELRRLAYEDLDRALLLGVETTIQEMRDRRLPIHTNTLRARDWLREHGTKTEE